The genomic stretch GTTTTTCAAAATTGATATGTCTCGCCCAGCGTAGTCGATGGCTTACTTTTAAAATACCAAGATAGGTTTTTGTTGAAGGTAGGATTTTATCTAAAAAAATCTGGCTAGCTTGTGCTAATTGTTGTTCATTAAACAGATGTGCTGTTGAAAAAATAAGACATAACCAATCTCGAACCTGACAGGATTGCACATCAAGTACTTGTCCTGGATCAGTTTCAAAGTCGATAAATGTAAATTGATGCGCTTCATCAACCAGGATATTACGTGCGAAGGCTTCACTTAAATAACTATTTTTACTGTGAATTGAGGAAATCGCATCAATGGCTGCATGAAATAGCTTGATTTGCTGTTCAGGTTGTTCGTGGAGTTGCGCTAAGGCTTGATCCAACTGTAGTACCTGTTTGCCATTTGCAGCAGCATCTTCAATTAAGAGGCCATATTCACTGCTTGCCAATAGGGTTGGGGTTGAAATCCCGAGCGCTTGTAAACTTTGAATGCGTTGAACTTCACATTGAATCGCTTTATGACCGCCGTAGTTGGGAATCGGTGTAAGCACTTTAAGCTGAAAAAACTGAGCTAGCCATCGCAGTGGGATATAAATCCAAGTTGAGTGGCGCGCTGATGCTTTTTTAAGCCAAACTTTCATCTCTCCAATATGATAGGACTGGATATTGCTATTTTGGAGTTGAATTGAGTTATTTAAAAAGTGATTTAAATCGGACATATATAACGTTAGGTAAAATAATTATCTACAAGTCTATATTATTTTAATGAATTTAAGGAAAAATTAAGTTAAGTCATGTTGTTTTATTTAATTAAATCAATCTTAAATTACAATAAGATGAAAAAAGGTTACTTTTTCACAATTCATAAATATTATTGGGTGTGATGTAGGTTAGTGGGGGAATAAAGGGACTGTGTTGATGAAGATTTTGGGAAGCCGATGAGAAAAACAAAAAAAGCAGATATAACGTTTATACCTGCTGTTGCTGAAAGAGCTTGGTGTCGTTAATTGAGGACTGGCACCGTTTGCTTTACTGGCGCGGGTTGCTGAGCGAGTTGCGCATGCGCTAGTAGTTTTCGATAAAATACTGCAAAAAATACAGCATTTAGCGCAAAGACATACCAACCTGTCCATAAATTATGGCTCAAAAAGTGTGCGCCACGCATCATCTGGCCCCAGCCCATCGTAAAACCAAACACCAGGCCTGCAAATAGAAAGAAATAGGCGCGTTTAGGCTGACTTAGACGATAGACAAAATAACCAGTCATTAATGCAAAACCTGCACTGGCATGGCCACCAGGAAAACAATGCCCTTGTGTGGCAGAAAAATCCCAAACTAAGCCTGAGCTTGAGGTTTCAACCATATTCCAAGGACAGTCATGACGAGACTGCGATTTTATTATGCCCACCAATGCTGTGGAAAGAATACTGACCCCAAACATATATGCATAAATAACCCGATTGGGTTTTAAGCGGTCAATTTTGAATGAAAGCAACCAGAGGACTAAAAAGCTCGCATACACCACGATCATTATATATTTTAAAATCTGATGATTCCAAAAAGTTAAAAATGCATGATAACGGTTGAAAAAATGTCCAGACTGATCTACCCAAGGTTGAATAAAGTAGAGATCAATTTTTCCGCCTATAGGAAAAAATACCAACAGCGCCAAGCAAGTAAATAACAAGATTGAGCTATCGGTCATGAGATATTTTTTTTGGCTCGGCTGAAGCATCATTAGAATTTGAATATACGGTTTTGTTAAAATAAATTTCAACATTCAAAACTTAAATTTCTCTTAAAAAGGCTGAAGCAATTTTGTTATTTGAGTGGATTATCACAGCATCGAAAATGATGCTGGTTAAAATAATAAAAATAATCTCACTGTGCAATACGCTGCATAATAAATACGCTATTTAGTCGTTTGCATCGTATTCATAAATTATTTTAGGCTACATTTTAAACTTTTATTGTGGCTGTCAGGGATTAAAGAAAGACTGCAGCTAAACCAGCACCAAGCGACATTAAATAGATAGGATGAATTTTTTTAACTAAGCCAAGTACGCTTGTTAAAACTACCACAGCAATGAGTACATGTTGTTGTACAGATGCTTCTGCTATTAGCCAAGCACTGCTTAAAACCAAACCAACTGTAATTGGCTGTAGGGCAAGTTCTAGTGTGGTCTTAAAAGGATGGGTTTTAAATGAATCCCAAAATTTAAGTGCATATAATGTAATCACAGAGGAGGGGCCAAATTTCGCAATACAGGTTACTACTAAACCCAATGGTCCCGCAACATGCCAGCCCAGTAAAGGAATAATCATCATATTGGGTCCCGGTGCGGCTTGTGCCAGTGCAAACATTGCTTGAAATTGATCTGCGGATACCCAGTGCTGTACATTCACGGCTTGATGCTGTAATGCCGGTAAAATCGCATTTCCACCGCCAAAAGATAAAATAGACAACTGTGTAAATATTAGTGCAAGTAAGCAAAGTGTCGGGATCATTGTTGTACTGCCTTTTTGACCGTTAAAATGGTTAGGTTGATACTAAGCAAAATGATCAGGGTTAATGCCAGAGGCAGTTTAAGCCAGAGCACAAAAACCGAAGTCAGGACAAGACTGGGTAAAATTAAAATGCTTTTAATAATTGGTTTGAGCATTTTAAAACCTGTTGCAAACAGCAACCCAGCCGCTGCGGCAGCAAGCCCTGCAATCATGTTTTTAATAATTGGAATATTTTGAAATTGTGCATAGATTTGATACATCGCGATGACAATCAATGTCGGTGCTGAAATCAATCCCAATACAGCACAAATTGCACCGTGAATGCCATGAAATCGCATACCAATTGCAGCAGCCATATTAATAATATTACCGCCAGGTAATATTTGGCAGATACCTAGCAAATCGATAAATTCCGCTGAACTTAACCATTTTTGATCTTCAACAATCATATGTTGTGCAAGCGGTAATACCCCACCAAAGCCCATTAATCCAAGCTTCATAAAACCCAAGAAAAGTTGTCTTGACGTTGGTTTATAAAGTGCTGCGATTTGTATTGTATTTTGATTCATCTCTGCACCATTCAAATTTACTTTTACTGAAGTATGGGCTTGTTTAGTTATGTTGAAAAATGCTAATTTTGCTGTAATCCATACTTATAAAGTATTGCTATGTTGGATATCGCTAAACTGAATGCCTTTGTCGTGGTGGTTGAGGAAAGTAATATTTCTAAGGCTGCTGTACGTTTAAATATGCAACAGCCGCCTTTGACACGTTTGATTAAAAGCCTTG from Acinetobacter pullicarnis encodes the following:
- a CDS encoding BUD32 family EKC/KEOPS complex subunit gives rise to the protein MSDLNHFLNNSIQLQNSNIQSYHIGEMKVWLKKASARHSTWIYIPLRWLAQFFQLKVLTPIPNYGGHKAIQCEVQRIQSLQALGISTPTLLASSEYGLLIEDAAANGKQVLQLDQALAQLHEQPEQQIKLFHAAIDAISSIHSKNSYLSEAFARNILVDEAHQFTFIDFETDPGQVLDVQSCQVRDWLCLIFSTAHLFNEQQLAQASQIFLDKILPSTKTYLGILKVSHRLRWARHINFEKLGSDGKRAKKCFLFFKAIELQKPLPMI
- a CDS encoding phosphatase PAP2 family protein, encoding MLKFILTKPYIQILMMLQPSQKKYLMTDSSILLFTCLALLVFFPIGGKIDLYFIQPWVDQSGHFFNRYHAFLTFWNHQILKYIMIVVYASFLVLWLLSFKIDRLKPNRVIYAYMFGVSILSTALVGIIKSQSRHDCPWNMVETSSSGLVWDFSATQGHCFPGGHASAGFALMTGYFVYRLSQPKRAYFFLFAGLVFGFTMGWGQMMRGAHFLSHNLWTGWYVFALNAVFFAVFYRKLLAHAQLAQQPAPVKQTVPVLN
- a CDS encoding chromate transporter, with the translated sequence MIPTLCLLALIFTQLSILSFGGGNAILPALQHQAVNVQHWVSADQFQAMFALAQAAPGPNMMIIPLLGWHVAGPLGLVVTCIAKFGPSSVITLYALKFWDSFKTHPFKTTLELALQPITVGLVLSSAWLIAEASVQQHVLIAVVVLTSVLGLVKKIHPIYLMSLGAGLAAVFL
- a CDS encoding chromate transporter, which codes for MNQNTIQIAALYKPTSRQLFLGFMKLGLMGFGGVLPLAQHMIVEDQKWLSSAEFIDLLGICQILPGGNIINMAAAIGMRFHGIHGAICAVLGLISAPTLIVIAMYQIYAQFQNIPIIKNMIAGLAAAAAGLLFATGFKMLKPIIKSILILPSLVLTSVFVLWLKLPLALTLIILLSINLTILTVKKAVQQ